One part of the Anaeromyxobacter sp. Fw109-5 genome encodes these proteins:
- a CDS encoding class I SAM-dependent methyltransferase has translation MRGLEQIPWLYDLGLALLERGGLGRWRAWLAGGARGRVLDLGTGTGRNLPLLPRDAAAIAVDPHRANLARARRRAPRVPLVLARAEALPFRDGAFDTVVSGLVLCSVEDVPRALAEVRRVLAPSGTLRALEHVRGGGALGALQDRTQPAWTTISGGCHPNRETERALHDAGFEIDPASIRSRGVMRRLEARPPEGSASAPASEPSRPVR, from the coding sequence ATGCGAGGCCTCGAGCAGATCCCCTGGCTCTACGATCTCGGCCTGGCGCTCCTCGAGCGCGGGGGGCTCGGCCGGTGGCGCGCCTGGCTCGCGGGCGGCGCGCGCGGCCGAGTGCTCGACCTCGGCACGGGCACCGGGCGGAACCTCCCCCTCCTGCCGCGCGACGCGGCGGCCATCGCGGTCGATCCCCACCGGGCGAACCTGGCCCGCGCCCGGCGGCGCGCGCCCCGGGTCCCCCTCGTCCTCGCGCGCGCCGAGGCGCTGCCGTTCCGCGACGGCGCGTTCGACACGGTCGTCTCGGGGCTCGTGCTCTGCAGCGTGGAGGACGTACCGCGCGCGCTCGCCGAGGTGCGCCGCGTCCTCGCTCCCTCCGGCACGCTGCGGGCGCTCGAGCACGTGCGGGGCGGCGGCGCGCTGGGCGCGCTCCAGGATCGGACGCAGCCCGCCTGGACCACGATCTCGGGGGGCTGCCACCCGAACCGGGAGACGGAGCGTGCCCTCCACGACGCAGGCTTCGAGATCGACCCTGCGTCAATCCGATCACGGGGCGTCATGCGCCGCCTCGAGGCGCGGCCGCCCGAGGGCTCGGCGAGCGCGCCTGCGTCGGAGCCGTCGCGGCCGGTGAGGTGA